A window of Gloeomargarita sp. SRBZ-1_bins_9 genomic DNA:
ATTGCCCAGGCGGCGGGGGTGACGGGCACACCGACGGTGCAACTGTTCCGGCACAAGGCCAAGATTGACGAGTGGCGGGGGGTCAAACCCAAAAGTCTCTACCGCGAAGCGGTGCAACGGTGTCTCATGGGGGCTGCCGGTTCCGTACAATAGGGGGAACGGGTCAACCCAGATGACGATGGCGACAACTCTGGCGCAAATCAGTGCATACCTCGACCGCATGCATTGGCGCTATGACCTTGACCCGGAGCGCAACCGCATCGTCACGGGGGTCAAGACCACCAATCTGGAGCGCCTGCTGCTGGTGATTGCCCTGGAGGAGGACGGGGAGTTTTTCAAGCTCTATGCTCCCCAGGTGCTGCAAATCCAGAACCACCCCCACCAGGCGGCCGCTTTGCAAGTGCTGCTGACCATCGCCTGGGAAACCAAGATGGTGCAGTGGGAATATGACCCCAGCGACGGGGAAGTACGGGCCATCATTGAATTTCCCCTGGAGGATGCCCCTTTGACGGAGCGGCAATTCCTCCGCTGTCTGGATGCCCTGGTGCGCATTGTGGACGAAAAGGCCTACCCCCGCCTGCAACAGACCCTGGCCACCGGCGAAGACCCGGGCGACATTACCGACGACGAGCGGTTTTTGCTGGAGTTTGAACGGCAACTGCCGGGGGTGGCCGAGCGCATCTACCGGGCCGTCCTGCGCCGCAAACAACGCATGCAGATGCAGGACTCTGCCTAGGCTCCTAGCCACTCCCGCAGCAGGGGGTTGACCAGCTCTGGCGCTTCGTCCTGGGGGCAATGGCCTACAGCAGGTAGGGAGATAAAGCGCTCAATGGTGGGGAACTGTTCTGCCAAGGCTCGTCCCTGGGCTATCGGTTCCCAAGGGTCGGCTTCTCCCCATATCAACCACACTGGGCAGCGCACCTGGGGCAACAAGTCCTCCAGCAGCGGTCCGTCGCTATAGCGCACAAAGGCCAGAAACACCCCCACCGCGCTGGGGTCCTGGGATGGTCGGTACAGCAACTCCACCAGTTCATCGGTGATGGCCTCCTGGCGGGCGTAGGCTTGGGTTAAAATCTGGCGGATCACCGACGGGCGCGCCAACCGGTGAAAAAACCACCGCCCGAAGGGTTCCCAACCCAGGAGTTGTTGCAAAGCTACCGCTCCCCAACGCCGGTACCAGGGCAACAGATGCCGTTTGCGCCGGTGCAGCAACCGTAGGGAGGGGTTCAACAGGGCCACCCGCATCACCCATGCTGGGGCCAGCACCGCTGCCTGCAGGGCTACAATCCCGCCGATGGAATTGCCCGCCACCGCCGCCGGCCGCTGCACCACCTGCTGAATAAAATCCGCCACCAGCTCTCCCCACAACTCAAACGTGTAGGCCACCGCCGGTTTAGCCGACCCCCCAAACCCCAACAGGTCCAGGGCATAAGTTGGATGCTGCTCCCCCAAAACCGGCAGATTGCGCCGCCAATGGTCACCGGACGCCCCAAACCCATGGACCAACACCAGCGGCATCCCCCCCTGATCCGCCCCCGCCACCTGGTAACGAATCCGGTGGCCTCGCCACAAATAATCCATACTATAACGAAACCTTCATGTCCTACTTGAAGTTTACTGAAGAAAAGTGTATTTGGGTAAAGAGGGTGTAAACGTCGGTCCGGTCAAGGATAGGCCGAATTAGATGTTAGTACAGGAGTCTGGGCGGCGGCTGGCTTGAGGGGAATACGTACTGCAAAAATACAGCTAAATAGGCCATGAATCGGGGATTTAGCGCCCTGGGTGGGCAACCTGAACCGTGACCACCAATTACGAAGTTTTCTGAAGGGAATGTTGAGGCTGTGTCAGGATCGAGGGTAGGGAAGCCCTTTCCCCAAGCCCTTGCGTTGCAGGTGCCGGTCATGTATAAGGCAGTGGTCAACCTGAATGAGCAGTGGATCGTCAGTGAAATCGAGGCGGTGTTGGATAGCTATCCCCATCACCCCTACCAACAGGCCTTTGCCATTCCCGAATTGCGCCAGGAATTGGTGGTGTACGTGCTCAACCATTTGCCCCAGGCGGGGATGTACGTCACCCAGGACCAGGTGTGGCAGCAGCGCCAACCCTGTACCGCCCGGCGGTTGGAGATTGAAAAGCTGGTGCACCAGGGCATCCAGGACATTTTCCAACAGCGCAGCGACTGGATCAGCCATCACATTCCCCAGGTGGTGGAAGCCGGGCGGGAGCCGTCCCACTGGTTCGGTTAACCCTGGCCCAGCCGTTGCAGGTGCAGTACATCGCTCATCTTGCGCACATGGCTCAGGGCCGTTTGTAGTTGCTCTAAGTTCAACACATCCAGCCGCAGGGTAATCACCGCCGTTTGGTCCGCATGGGTGGTCATGCGCACATCGCTGACATTAATGCGCTGGTCGCTTAAACGGCTCAGCAGGTCCCGCAACACCCCCACCCGGTCAATGACCGTGACTTGGATGACCACCGGATAGGTTTGCCGCCGGTCCTCCACCCCGTCCCAACTCACCGGCAGGAGGCGTTCCACCGGGATGGGTTTGAGGTTGGGGCAGTCCTGGCGATGAATGGAAATCCCCCGCCCTCCCAGGGTCACCACCCCCACAATCGGCTCCCCGGGAATCGGTTGGCAGCATTGAGCCAAATGGTGGGCCAATCCCTGTAAACTGGCGATTTCCCCGGCCGGGGCGGGTTTGGTTCCCAGGGGTGCTTCCGGGGAGGTGAGCTCCTCCGCTTGGGTTTGCTGCTTGATCACCTCCTGCCAGCGGCTGATCACCTGATTCAAACTGATTTCCCCATACCCCAAAGCCGCCAGTAAGTCCTCCACCTGGTGGTAGTTGCACCGCTGGGCCACCTGGAGCATAACGTCCGATTTAAGCAGATTATCCAAACCCGTGCGCCCCAGTTCCGCCTCCAACAAGGCTTTGCCCTGGGCGATGTGGTCCTCCCGGTTGAGCTTCTTGTACCACTGGCGGATGCGGTTGCGGGCTGTATTGGTGACCACAAAGTTCAACCAATCCAGGCTGGGACGGGCGTTCTCCCGGGTTAGGATTTCCACAATGTCCCCGTTTTTCAAAGGGGTATGCAAGGGCACTAGCCGGCCATTGACCCGCGCGCCCCAGCAGTGATGGCCCACCTCCGTGTGAATCCGGTAGGCGAAATCCACCGGCGTGGCCCCTGCCGTCAAATCCACCACATCCCCCTTGGGCGTAAAAACGTACACCTCCTGGTCAAAGAAGTTGTCCTTGATGTTGTCCACGTACTCCTGGGCGTCCTTCAAATCCTGTTGCCATTCCAGCAACTGCCGCAGCCAGGTAAAGCGCTCCTCCACGCGGGTTAATTTGGCGCCACTGCCGGCTTCCTTGTATTTCCAATGGGCGGCAATCCCGTACTCCGCTACGTAGTGCATCGCCAGGGTGCGGATTTGTACTTCCAGGGGCTTGCCCCGCGGTCCAATCACCACCGTGTGCAACGACTGGTAGTTGTTGGGTTTGGGCAGGCCGATATAGTCCTTAAAGCGCCCCGGCACCGGCCGAAAGGCATTGTGGACCACCGCCAGCGCCCGGTAGCATTCGTCCACCGTATTGACAATAATCCGCACCCCCGCCACGTCCATAATCTCGTGGAATTCCTTTTGCTGGCGGCGCATTTTTTGGTAAATGCCGTAGAGATGTTTAGGGCGTCCGGTGATTTCGATGTAGTCAATGCCCGCATCCCGCAACTTACCCCCTAATTGACTAATTACCTGCTCGATTTGCGCCTCCCGGTCCGCCCGTTTTTCCATCACATACTGCTGCATTTGCCGGTAGGCCTCCGGCTCTAAATACTTAAACGCCAAATCCTCCAGTTCCCACTTGAAGCGCCAAATCCCCAACCGGTTGGCCAAGGGGGCAAAAATATCCAGTGTTTCCTGGGCAATGCGGCGCTGGGCCTCCGGTTCCAGGTATTCTAAGGTGCGCATATTGTGCAGGCGGTCAGCCAGTTTCACCACAATCACGCGGATATCCTGGGCCATGGCCACAAACATGCGCCGGAAGCTTTCCGCCTGCCGTTCCGTTTTGCTGGAAAAACTAAATTTAGAGAGCTTGGTAACCCCTTCCACCAGGCGGGTGACCTCTGGGCCAAATTCTTGCATCAGGGTTTCTGCCGTCACCTGGGTATCTTCCAGGACATCGTGCAAAAAACCGGCAGCCACCATTTGGGCGTCTCCTCCCAATTCCCACAGCAGGGTTGCCACCGCCACCGGATGCACAATATAGTCTTCGCCAGACTTGCGTTTTTGCCCGCGATGCAGCCGCTCAGCAAATTCAAAGGCCTTGGTCATCAGGAGGGAGTCCGGCGTGGGATTCCGGTTAAGTTCTTCTAACCAATGAGGACATGCCGCCGTCTGGGTAGCCGCTACGACCGCATCCACGCAAACCCTCGACTGTGGTGGTAAATCCTATCTTAACCGATGCCGCTGCCGCTGGCTATGACGCCGTTCCCAGCGCCCCAGGGTGACCATAGCCGCCACCAGCCCCAGTTGCAAAAGCAGGTTCACCCCCGTGCGCCAACCGCCCTCGCCCCTGAGCAGGTCACCGGCAAACACCAGCGCTCCGATCGCTCCCGATAACCCAAACGCCAGGTAAATAAACTGCCGTAAGCTCCGGTAGGGGGACCGCAGTTCCTCCCGGAAGCGCCGTCGGCGTTCCTCCTCTGGTATGTCCATAACCGATGTACGATTTGGTATCCTTATATTCTAAGTGCCGGTGTAGCTCAGCGGTAGAGCACTCGATTCGTAATCGAGCGGCCGTGAGTTCGAATCTCATCACCGGCTTGGTCAGTTGTCCCTTCTCAAATCGCTATCGCCGTCTCAGATGAGATGTCACCGCAGGCAGATTGGGGTTACCCTAATCTGGCACTATCCTAATGCCGGTACAATCCACCTGTTTCACCAAGGTAGCAACCGGTACACCGGTGCGGGGGTCAGGCCAATGGGGGGCAATTTCCGCCAAGGGCACTAACACAAAGGCGCGCCGGTGATATTCGGGATGGGGAATGGTTAAATCCGGCGTTTGTATCACGGTTTGGTCATAAAAAATAATGTCCAAATCCAGGGTGCGGGGTTGCCATCTACCGGTGCGGACCCGCCCAAAAAACTGTTCCGTCTCCCGGAGAATATGCAGCAGTTCCTGGGGGGAATAACTGGTATCAAACAGGGCGCAACCGTTGAAAAAATCCGGTTGGGGTGGTCCCAGGGGCGGCGTGCGATACCAGTGGGAACAGCGCACCAGACGTAACCCGTGCCGATCCGTCAGATGCTGCAAGGCCCGGCGCAAGATGGTTAAGGAATCCCCCAGGTTACTCCCCAAGGCAATAATTACTGGATGGATGGCAGAGGTCATTCAGTCAGGTCAAAGGGCTAGAGATTCACCACGTAGGCTTCCTGAATGCCTTGCACCTGTAGCACTTTTTCCACCACCCCGTCGGGCAGGGGGTCGTCCACGCTCAAAACCATCACCGCATCGCCCCGCACCAGCTTCCGTCCCACCTGCATACTGGCAATGTTGACGTTTAGGTTACCCAGCAGGGAGCCGATTTTACCGATAATGCCCGGCATATCCTGGTGCAGGGTGATGAGCATGTAACGGGTGGGGGCGACGCTGATGGGAAAACCATCAATGTTGGTGATGCGCAATTCCCCCGTCCCCAGCAAGGCCCCAGCTACACTGTGCCCCCCTTGACTGCCCTGGGCCGTGACCACCAAGGACCCGCTGTAATCCCGCACCGATTCATCCCGGGTTTCCACCACCCGAATCCCCCGCTCCTTGGCCTCGATGGCGGCATTGACATAGTTCACCCGTTCCTGCAGGGCCGGCCCCAGCAACCCTTTAATGGCGGCAATCACCACCGGCTGGCTAGACTGCTTGGCCAATTCCCCCTGCAGGCGCACCTCCAGGGTTTCGACGCGTCCCCCCGCCAGTTGCCCCGCCAGATTCCCCAAAATTTCCGCCAGTTCTAGATAGGGCTTGAGCCGGGTCATCACCTCAGGACTCAGACCGGGGATATTCACCGCTGACCGGGCCGGTAACCCCAGTAACACATCCCGGATTTGCTCGGCTACATCGGTGGCCACATTGCTCTGGGCCTCAAGGGTGGAAGCCCCCAGGTGCGGCGTCAAGACGACCTCCTTGCCCAACAGCAACAGGGGGCTGTTGACAGGGGGTTCCTGCTCAAACACGTCTAGGGCCGCTCCGGCAATGCGCCCTTCCCGCAGGGCATCCACCAGGGCCACCTCGTCAATCAGTCCCCCCCGGGCGCAATTGATAATCCGGGTGGTGGGCTTCATTTTTTTGAAACTTTCCCGGTTGATGAGGTGGGTGGTGTCGGGGGTTTTGGGGATGTGCAGGGTAATGTAGTCCGATTCCCGCAGGAGAATATCCAACTCCACCAACGTACAGCCCAGTTGTTCCGCCCGCTCCTTGGCAATGTAGGGGTCATAGGCCAACAGACGCATCCCCATCGCCCGGGCAATGGTGGCCACATGGGAACCAATTTTACCCAGCCCGATAATGCCTAGGGTTTTTTTATAGACCTCCACCCCCACGAATTCCTGGCGGTTCCAGGCCCCCCTTTTCACCGTCTGGTCCGCCTGGGGGATATAGCGCGACAGGGCCAACATCAGGGCAATGGTGTGCTCCGCCGCCGCAATGGTGTTGCCCTCTGGGGAATTCACCACCACAATCCCCTGACGGGTCGCCGCCGCCACATCAATGTTGTCCACCCCCACTCCAGCCCGGCCAATGATTTTTAGGTTGCGCCCGGCAGCAATAATCTCGGCGGTTACCTTGGTGGCCGACCGCACCAACAGGGCGTCGTAATCCCCAATACAGGCCCGCAGTTCCGCCGGCGTCAGGTTGTGGTGCTGATCCACCTGGGCGACCTGGGACAAGATGGCAATTCCCGCCGGGTCAATGGGTTCGGTTACCAAAACACGGGGCATAAAGGCTGGTCACCAACAACACTTTCATTTAATGTACCCCGTTTGGTAGACATCCCCCAACACCCACGCACCAGGGCGGTCCCTCCCACTGCCGGAAACTCTCCCAACGAATTTAAACTACTATATAAGTTCATCTGTCAATCGGTTGATTTGCGTCAATTTCGGTGGGGTTGGACCCTAGCGATGCGCTCATTGTGACCTGGAAGGGAGGGAGCGCTTGACTGAATTGGTTTTTCCCACTGCACCGATACACACAGCGACATTAGCCAACGGACTACAGGTGGTCTATCACTATCAGCCCACGGCGGTGGTGGCCCTGGAATTCTGGGTACGGGTGGGGTCAGCGGTGGAACCGGCGACCTACAACGGCCTGGCCCATGCCCTAGAGCACATGGTGTTTCGGGGAAGTGAGCGATTGCCGGCGGGGGCCTTTGACCGGTTGATCGAACAGCATGGGGGCTTGACCAATGCGGCCACCAGTCAGGATTACACCCATTATTACGTGGTCACGTCCCTCGACCACTGGCGGGAAAGTTTGACGGCCCTGGCGGATACCCTGTTACGGCCCCAGTTGGCGGCGGAGGCCTGGGAGCAGGAACAGGCGGTGATTGCCGAGGAGTTGTACCAGGCCCAGGACCAGCCCGACTGGGTCGGCCAACAAATGCTTTGGCAATGCTGTTACCCGGACCATCCCTATGGACGACCGATTTTGGGGACGCTAGAGAGTCTGGCGCGCATTACCCCGGCGGTGTTGCAGCAGTTTCACCGGCAGTACTATCACCCCGGCAATATGGTGGTGGTGGTGGTGGGGGCCGTCCCCTGGGAAACCCTGCTCACCACCCTGGAGGAGGTCTGCGCTATCCCAGCGGCACCGGAAGCGACGGTCCCCCAATTGGTGTTACCGGGCTCGATGCAGCCTGGCTATCACCAGCTATACTGGCCCCAGGCGGAACAGGGACGGCTGTGGTGGGTGTGGCCGGTACCGGTTCAGCAGGACCCCATGACGGCCTGGGGGTTAGACCTACTGGCTGCCATTTTGACGGGGGGACGGCTGGCCCGCTTAACCCGACGCCTGCGGGAGGAATGGGGCTGGGTGCAGGAGATTGACGCCGGTTATCAGCACCAACTGGCCGGGGGACACTGGCAACTTACTGCTTGGCTGCCGATAGGGGTTGATCCGGAGCAGGTGCAGGAGGTGATCGCGGCAGAAATCCAAGCCCTACAAGCCCAACCGGTGGCCACCGAGGAATTGCATCGGGCCAAGCGGCAATTGCTCCACGCCCACACCTTCGCCCTGGAAACACCCCAGCAGATGGCCCAGTTGTATGGCTACTACCACTCCATCGGCTGGTTGGCCCAGGGCCTGCAATACCCAGACCGTTTGAACCAACTGGATCGGGAGTGCCTCCAGGAACTGGCCTGTCGTTATCTCCACCCGGACCGGGCTGTGCGGTTGTGGATCCAGCCGGGGGAAGGGACATGAACGTGGAATTGCCAACGAGTGGGTCCCTCCAGGGGCGTTGGTCCCGCTGGCGCCTGGCCAATGGCTTAACGCTGCTGGTGGTGGATAACCCGGCGGCGGATATTGTGGCGGCGCGGCTGTTTTTGCGACCGGGGATGCTGGCGGAATTGCCCCACCAGTGGGGATTGACCCATCTGCTGGCGGCCACCTTGACCAAGGGTACCCAGGAGCGTTCGGCCCAGGACATTGCCCTGACGGTGGAGTCCCTGGGGGCGAGTTTGGGGACAGAGGCAGCGCCGGATTACTTTGTCCTGGGGTTCAAGACGGTCACAGCGGATTTTGTCGAGTTGTTGACCCTGGCGGCGGAACTCTGGCGGCTGCCCAGTTTCCCGGAAAATGAGGTGGTCCTGGAGCGGGAACTGACGGTGCAGGGATTGCGCTTGCAGCAGGAGCAGCCCTTTAGCCTGGCCTATGACCAGTTACGGCGCTCCCTTTACCCCCATCATCCCTACAGCGTCAGCACTCTGGGGACACCGGAAACTGTACAGCATGTGACGGCAGCGGACCTGCGGGCCTATCACCGGCAGTACTTTTGCCCGGGCCACACGGTGGTGAGCATCTGCGGGCGGGTGGAACCGGAACGGGTGCGGGATTGGGTCGAACGCTGTTTTGGGGATTGGTCGGCGCCCTCACCGGATTGGCAACCCCCCCCTGTGCCCACGCCGACTTGGCCGGTGGCCCCCCTGCGCACGTTTCGCCCCACGCAGCAGAGTATCGTAATGCTGGGGTATCCAGGGCCGGCGGTGCATTCCCCGGATTATGCGGCCATGAAGTTGCTGAGCACCTATCTGGGCAATGGCCTATCCAGTCGGTTGTTTGTGGAGTTGCGGGAAAAGCAGGGCTTGGCCTACGACGTGTCGGCGTTTTATCCCACCCGCTGGCAACCGGCTCCCTTTGGGGTGTATTTGGGAACGGCGGCGGCGAATACCCAGTTGGCGCTGATGAAATTGGCCGCGGAGATGCAACGCCTGCTGGCTGCCCCTTTGCCGGAAGCGGAACTGCTCACGGCCCGGAGCAAGTTGCTGGGGCAGTACGCGTTGGGAAAACAAACCAATGCCCAGATTGCCCATTTGCTGGGGTGGTACGAGGTGCTGGGGTTGGGGGCCGATTACGATGTCACCTTTCCCCAGTTGATCCGGCAACTGACCCCAGAACAGCTTTGGCGGTCCGCCCAGCGTTATTTGCGGCATCCCTGGGTGTCGTTGGTGGGGCCGGAGGGTGCCCTGGCGGGTATAGATTGAGCTAGAAACTGCTCCAGGGCCTGGGTCATAACGGTAATGGGGGCTTCCTGACCGAACCAGTAGCCCCAGGCGGCGGCCCCCTGCCCCACCAGCATCGCCAGGCCGTCTTGGGTGCGCAAACCGCGTGCGGCTGCCCAGCGCAGTAATTGCGTAGGCCGGGGCGTGTAAATCAGGTCGTACACCCAGGCGTGGGTCGGCAATTGCCCCAGTTGCTCCGGAGTTAGGGGGCTGGCGGTGCTGTGGGGGGCCATCCCTAGGGGCGTGGTGTTGACCAATAAATCCGCCCGGGGCAGATAGAACTCCAAGGCCGACCAGGGATGGATGACAGCCGGCGGGGGGACGGTCTGCTGGGGGTTGCGGCTAAAGATGTGAATGGCTTGACAGCCCCGTTGGCGTAAACCCCAGACCACCGCCCGCGCCGCGCCCCCATAACCCAGGACCAGGGCCGTTTCCCCCGACCAGTCCACCAAAGGTTGCAGAAAACCCACCCCATCGGTGTTGGCCCCGCACCAACCGGAGGTCCCGCGGTACAGGGTATTCACGGCGCCGATGGCCTGGGCCGCCGGGGTCAGCTCCGCCAGGTACTTCATCACCCGCTGCTTGTGGGGAATGGTGATGTTCAGCCCCAGCCATTGGGTATGCCACAGGGCGGTCAGGACGTCCCCCAAATGGGCCGCCGGTGTCGGTAGGGCCACGTAACAGGCGTCCAGGCGGGCGTGGGCAAATGCGGCATTGTGCATCAGGGGCGAGAGGGAGTGGTGAACTGGGTCGCCCAGCACCGCCAGCAAACGGGTCTGACTGGTGATCATTCGCGCCGATAACCAGGGAACTATCGGTCATAATAACGGTAAGGCTGGGGGAAGGCGGGGGCATGCAGACGGGTGAACGATTGGCCGGGCGTTACCAGGTCGTCAAGGTCCTGGGGTCGGGGGGGTTTGGCACCACCTACCTGGCGCGGGATACCCACCGACCAGGCCAGCCCTTTTGCGTCATCAAGCACCTGAAGCCCGACAGCGATGATGAATTTGTGGTCACCACCGCCCGCCGCCTGTTCAATAGCGAAGCGGAAATTTTGGAGCAACTGGGCAAACACGACCAAATCCCTGCGCTGCTGGCCTATTTCGAGGAAAAGGGTGAGTTCTACTTGGTGCAGGAATTCATCGAGGGCCATCCCTTGAGCCAGGAGATGCAGCGGGGGGTGCCCTGGCCCCAGGAAAAGGTGGTCCGCCTACTGACCGATGTGTTAACCACCCTGGATTTTGTCCATCGCCATGGGGTCATTCACCGGGACATCAAACCCGACAACCTGATTCGCCGCAAATCCGACGGCAAGCTGGTGCTGATTGACTTTGGGGCGGTGAAACAACTGCGCGACCCCCAAACGGCTGCTCAGCAACGCACCGGGGCCACGGTTGCCATCGGTACAGTCGGCTATGCTCCCGCCGAACAGGCCCAGGGCAAACCCCAATTTGCCAGCGACATTTACAGCCTAGGCATAGTGGCCATTTGCGCCCTGACCGGCAAGGAGCCGAGTGAACTGGCCAGCGACCCCCAAACCGGAGAACTGGTCTGGCGGCAGGGGGTACAGGT
This region includes:
- a CDS encoding pitrilysin family protein, which encodes MNVELPTSGSLQGRWSRWRLANGLTLLVVDNPAADIVAARLFLRPGMLAELPHQWGLTHLLAATLTKGTQERSAQDIALTVESLGASLGTEAAPDYFVLGFKTVTADFVELLTLAAELWRLPSFPENEVVLERELTVQGLRLQQEQPFSLAYDQLRRSLYPHHPYSVSTLGTPETVQHVTAADLRAYHRQYFCPGHTVVSICGRVEPERVRDWVERCFGDWSAPSPDWQPPPVPTPTWPVAPLRTFRPTQQSIVMLGYPGPAVHSPDYAAMKLLSTYLGNGLSSRLFVELREKQGLAYDVSAFYPTRWQPAPFGVYLGTAAANTQLALMKLAAEMQRLLAAPLPEAELLTARSKLLGQYALGKQTNAQIAHLLGWYEVLGLGADYDVTFPQLIRQLTPEQLWRSAQRYLRHPWVSLVGPEGALAGID
- a CDS encoding alpha/beta fold hydrolase — protein: MDYLWRGHRIRYQVAGADQGGMPLVLVHGFGASGDHWRRNLPVLGEQHPTYALDLLGFGGSAKPAVAYTFELWGELVADFIQQVVQRPAAVAGNSIGGIVALQAAVLAPAWVMRVALLNPSLRLLHRRKRHLLPWYRRWGAVALQQLLGWEPFGRWFFHRLARPSVIRQILTQAYARQEAITDELVELLYRPSQDPSAVGVFLAFVRYSDGPLLEDLLPQVRCPVWLIWGEADPWEPIAQGRALAEQFPTIERFISLPAVGHCPQDEAPELVNPLLREWLGA
- the serA gene encoding phosphoglycerate dehydrogenase, which gives rise to MPRVLVTEPIDPAGIAILSQVAQVDQHHNLTPAELRACIGDYDALLVRSATKVTAEIIAAGRNLKIIGRAGVGVDNIDVAAATRQGIVVVNSPEGNTIAAAEHTIALMLALSRYIPQADQTVKRGAWNRQEFVGVEVYKKTLGIIGLGKIGSHVATIARAMGMRLLAYDPYIAKERAEQLGCTLVELDILLRESDYITLHIPKTPDTTHLINRESFKKMKPTTRIINCARGGLIDEVALVDALREGRIAGAALDVFEQEPPVNSPLLLLGKEVVLTPHLGASTLEAQSNVATDVAEQIRDVLLGLPARSAVNIPGLSPEVMTRLKPYLELAEILGNLAGQLAGGRVETLEVRLQGELAKQSSQPVVIAAIKGLLGPALQERVNYVNAAIEAKERGIRVVETRDESVRDYSGSLVVTAQGSQGGHSVAGALLGTGELRITNIDGFPISVAPTRYMLITLHQDMPGIIGKIGSLLGNLNVNIASMQVGRKLVRGDAVMVLSVDDPLPDGVVEKVLQVQGIQEAYVVNL
- a CDS encoding DUF3493 domain-containing protein, with the protein product MDIPEEERRRRFREELRSPYRSLRQFIYLAFGLSGAIGALVFAGDLLRGEGGWRTGVNLLLQLGLVAAMVTLGRWERRHSQRQRHRLR
- a CDS encoding late competence development ComFB family protein → MSGSRVGKPFPQALALQVPVMYKAVVNLNEQWIVSEIEAVLDSYPHHPYQQAFAIPELRQELVVYVLNHLPQAGMYVTQDQVWQQRQPCTARRLEIEKLVHQGIQDIFQQRSDWISHHIPQVVEAGREPSHWFG
- a CDS encoding shikimate dehydrogenase, with amino-acid sequence MITSQTRLLAVLGDPVHHSLSPLMHNAAFAHARLDACYVALPTPAAHLGDVLTALWHTQWLGLNITIPHKQRVMKYLAELTPAAQAIGAVNTLYRGTSGWCGANTDGVGFLQPLVDWSGETALVLGYGGAARAVVWGLRQRGCQAIHIFSRNPQQTVPPPAVIHPWSALEFYLPRADLLVNTTPLGMAPHSTASPLTPEQLGQLPTHAWVYDLIYTPRPTQLLRWAAARGLRTQDGLAMLVGQGAAAWGYWFGQEAPITVMTQALEQFLAQSIPARAPSGPTNDTQGCRK
- the folK gene encoding 2-amino-4-hydroxy-6-hydroxymethyldihydropteridine diphosphokinase codes for the protein MTSAIHPVIIALGSNLGDSLTILRRALQHLTDRHGLRLVRCSHWYRTPPLGPPQPDFFNGCALFDTSYSPQELLHILRETEQFFGRVRTGRWQPRTLDLDIIFYDQTVIQTPDLTIPHPEYHRRAFVLVPLAEIAPHWPDPRTGVPVATLVKQVDCTGIRIVPD
- a CDS encoding bifunctional (p)ppGpp synthetase/guanosine-3',5'-bis(diphosphate) 3'-pyrophosphohydrolase — translated: MDAVVAATQTAACPHWLEELNRNPTPDSLLMTKAFEFAERLHRGQKRKSGEDYIVHPVAVATLLWELGGDAQMVAAGFLHDVLEDTQVTAETLMQEFGPEVTRLVEGVTKLSKFSFSSKTERQAESFRRMFVAMAQDIRVIVVKLADRLHNMRTLEYLEPEAQRRIAQETLDIFAPLANRLGIWRFKWELEDLAFKYLEPEAYRQMQQYVMEKRADREAQIEQVISQLGGKLRDAGIDYIEITGRPKHLYGIYQKMRRQQKEFHEIMDVAGVRIIVNTVDECYRALAVVHNAFRPVPGRFKDYIGLPKPNNYQSLHTVVIGPRGKPLEVQIRTLAMHYVAEYGIAAHWKYKEAGSGAKLTRVEERFTWLRQLLEWQQDLKDAQEYVDNIKDNFFDQEVYVFTPKGDVVDLTAGATPVDFAYRIHTEVGHHCWGARVNGRLVPLHTPLKNGDIVEILTRENARPSLDWLNFVVTNTARNRIRQWYKKLNREDHIAQGKALLEAELGRTGLDNLLKSDVMLQVAQRCNYHQVEDLLAALGYGEISLNQVISRWQEVIKQQTQAEELTSPEAPLGTKPAPAGEIASLQGLAHHLAQCCQPIPGEPIVGVVTLGGRGISIHRQDCPNLKPIPVERLLPVSWDGVEDRRQTYPVVIQVTVIDRVGVLRDLLSRLSDQRINVSDVRMTTHADQTAVITLRLDVLNLEQLQTALSHVRKMSDVLHLQRLGQG
- a CDS encoding pitrilysin family protein — its product is MTELVFPTAPIHTATLANGLQVVYHYQPTAVVALEFWVRVGSAVEPATYNGLAHALEHMVFRGSERLPAGAFDRLIEQHGGLTNAATSQDYTHYYVVTSLDHWRESLTALADTLLRPQLAAEAWEQEQAVIAEELYQAQDQPDWVGQQMLWQCCYPDHPYGRPILGTLESLARITPAVLQQFHRQYYHPGNMVVVVVGAVPWETLLTTLEEVCAIPAAPEATVPQLVLPGSMQPGYHQLYWPQAEQGRLWWVWPVPVQQDPMTAWGLDLLAAILTGGRLARLTRRLREEWGWVQEIDAGYQHQLAGGHWQLTAWLPIGVDPEQVQEVIAAEIQALQAQPVATEELHRAKRQLLHAHTFALETPQQMAQLYGYYHSIGWLAQGLQYPDRLNQLDRECLQELACRYLHPDRAVRLWIQPGEGT